From the Quercus lobata isolate SW786 chromosome 6, ValleyOak3.0 Primary Assembly, whole genome shotgun sequence genome, one window contains:
- the LOC115951028 gene encoding pre-mRNA-splicing factor SLU7-like isoform X1: protein MATASVAFKSREDHRKQLELEEARKAGLAPAEVDEDGKEINPHIPQYMSSAPWYLNAERPSLKHQRKWKSDPNYTKSWYDRGAKIFQADKYRKGACENCGAMTHNVKLCMERPRKKGAKWTNIHIAPDEKIETFELDYDGKRDRWNGYDAATYARVIERYEARDEARRKYLKEQQLKKLEEKNNKENGEGNVSDEDEDALKVDEAKVDESKQMDFAKVEKRVRTTGGGSTGTVRNLRIREDTAKYLLNLDVNSAYYDPKTRSMREDPLPDADPNEKFYGGDNQYRVSGQAMEFKQLNIHAWEAFEKGQDIHMQAAPSQAELLYKNYKIIKEKLKLQMKDAIMEKYGNAATDAKLPRELLMGQTERQVEYDRAGRVIKGLETSLPKSKYEEDVYINNHTSVWGSWWKDHQWGYKCCKQTIRNSYCTGAAGIEAAEAAADLMKANIDRKGASEETPVPAEEKRLATWGNDVPDDLLLDKNQLTEALKKEDERKKEEKDERKRKYNVRWNDEVTAEEMEAYRMKRIHHDDPMKDFLH from the exons ATGGCTACTGCATCAG TGGCTTTCAAATCTAGAGAGGATCATCGGAAGCAGCTTGAATTGGAGGAAGCGCGTAAAGCTGGGCTTGCGCCAGCAGAGGTTGATGAAGATGGGAAAGAGATTAACCCTCACATTCCTCAGTATATGTCGTCTGCACCTTGGTATCTTAATGCTGAGAGACCA AGTTTAAAACATCAAAGGAAATGGAAATCGGATCCAAATTATACAAAATCCTGGTATGATAGAGGTGCAAAAATATTTCAGGCAGATAAGTACAGGAAGGGAGCATGTGAAAA CTGTGGGGCAATGACACATAATGTGAAGTTGTGCATGGAGAGGCCACGCAAGAAAGGAGCAAAATGGACTAACATTCACATTGCACCTGATGAAAAGATAGAGACTTTTGAATTGGATTATGATGGCAAACGGGACCGATGGAATGGTTATGATGCAGCAACTTATGCTCGCGTCATTGAGAGATATGAGGCAAGGGATGAGGCCCGAAGGAAGTACCTGAAAGAACAGCAGCTGAAGAAATTAGAGGAGAAAAACAATAAGGAGAATGGGGAAGGTAATGTCagtgatgaagatgaagatgctCTGAAAGTTGATGAGGCCAAGGTTGATGAAAGTAAACAGATGGACTTTGCAAAGGTTGAGAAGCGTGTTCGTACTACAGGTGGTGGAAGCACTGGAACTGTCAG AAATTTGCGTATTCGGGAGGACACAGCAAAATATCTTCTGAACCTTGATGTCAACTCTGCGTATTATGATCCCAAAACTCGGTCCATGCGTGAAGATCCTCTTCCCGATGCTGACCCGAATGAGAAGTTTTATGGA GGAGATAACCAATACAGAGTTAGCGGGCAAGCTATGGAGTTCAAGCAACTCAATATACATGCCTGGGAGGCATTTGAGAAAGGTCAAGATATTCACATGCAAGCAGCTCCATCGCAAGCTGAATTGCTCTACAAAAATTATAAGATCATTAAggagaaattaaaattacaaatgaaaGATGCCATTATGGAGAAGTATGGCAATGCTGCAACTGATGCTAAACTCCCAAGGGAACTTCTTATGGGACAAACTGAGAGACAAGTTGAATATGATCGTGCTGGGAGAGTTATAAAAGGCCTG GAGACTTCTCTTCCCAAAAGTAAGTATGAGGAGGATGTGTATATTAATAACCACACAAGTGTTTGGGGTTCATGGTGGAAGGATCATCAATGGGGTTACAAGTGCTGTAAGCAAACAATACGGAACAGTTATTGCACTGGTGCTGCTGGAATTGAGGCTGCTGAAGCTGCAGCGGACCTAATGAAGGCTAACATTGATCGTAAAGGAGCATCTGAAG AGACACCTGTTCCAGCAGAGGAGAAAAGGCTTGCTACTTGGGGAAATGATGTACCTGATGACTTGCTCCTTGACAAAAACCAACTCACTGAGGCCCTTAAAAAG GAGGACGaaaggaagaaggaagagaaggaTGAAAGAAAGCGCAAGTATAATGTGAGATGGAATGATGAG GTTACTGCTGAGGAGATGGAGGCATATCGGATGAAAAGAATACATCATGATGATCCCATGAAGGATTTTCTGCACTAA
- the LOC115951028 gene encoding pre-mRNA-splicing factor SLU7-like isoform X2, with protein sequence MKDVDFSFSRYSCGAMTHNVKLCMERPRKKGAKWTNIHIAPDEKIETFELDYDGKRDRWNGYDAATYARVIERYEARDEARRKYLKEQQLKKLEEKNNKENGEGNVSDEDEDALKVDEAKVDESKQMDFAKVEKRVRTTGGGSTGTVRNLRIREDTAKYLLNLDVNSAYYDPKTRSMREDPLPDADPNEKFYGGDNQYRVSGQAMEFKQLNIHAWEAFEKGQDIHMQAAPSQAELLYKNYKIIKEKLKLQMKDAIMEKYGNAATDAKLPRELLMGQTERQVEYDRAGRVIKGLETSLPKSKYEEDVYINNHTSVWGSWWKDHQWGYKCCKQTIRNSYCTGAAGIEAAEAAADLMKANIDRKGASEETPVPAEEKRLATWGNDVPDDLLLDKNQLTEALKKEDERKKEEKDERKRKYNVRWNDEVTAEEMEAYRMKRIHHDDPMKDFLH encoded by the exons ATGAAGGATGTGGATTTTTCGTTTTCTCGCTACAGCTGTGGGGCAATGACACATAATGTGAAGTTGTGCATGGAGAGGCCACGCAAGAAAGGAGCAAAATGGACTAACATTCACATTGCACCTGATGAAAAGATAGAGACTTTTGAATTGGATTATGATGGCAAACGGGACCGATGGAATGGTTATGATGCAGCAACTTATGCTCGCGTCATTGAGAGATATGAGGCAAGGGATGAGGCCCGAAGGAAGTACCTGAAAGAACAGCAGCTGAAGAAATTAGAGGAGAAAAACAATAAGGAGAATGGGGAAGGTAATGTCagtgatgaagatgaagatgctCTGAAAGTTGATGAGGCCAAGGTTGATGAAAGTAAACAGATGGACTTTGCAAAGGTTGAGAAGCGTGTTCGTACTACAGGTGGTGGAAGCACTGGAACTGTCAG AAATTTGCGTATTCGGGAGGACACAGCAAAATATCTTCTGAACCTTGATGTCAACTCTGCGTATTATGATCCCAAAACTCGGTCCATGCGTGAAGATCCTCTTCCCGATGCTGACCCGAATGAGAAGTTTTATGGA GGAGATAACCAATACAGAGTTAGCGGGCAAGCTATGGAGTTCAAGCAACTCAATATACATGCCTGGGAGGCATTTGAGAAAGGTCAAGATATTCACATGCAAGCAGCTCCATCGCAAGCTGAATTGCTCTACAAAAATTATAAGATCATTAAggagaaattaaaattacaaatgaaaGATGCCATTATGGAGAAGTATGGCAATGCTGCAACTGATGCTAAACTCCCAAGGGAACTTCTTATGGGACAAACTGAGAGACAAGTTGAATATGATCGTGCTGGGAGAGTTATAAAAGGCCTG GAGACTTCTCTTCCCAAAAGTAAGTATGAGGAGGATGTGTATATTAATAACCACACAAGTGTTTGGGGTTCATGGTGGAAGGATCATCAATGGGGTTACAAGTGCTGTAAGCAAACAATACGGAACAGTTATTGCACTGGTGCTGCTGGAATTGAGGCTGCTGAAGCTGCAGCGGACCTAATGAAGGCTAACATTGATCGTAAAGGAGCATCTGAAG AGACACCTGTTCCAGCAGAGGAGAAAAGGCTTGCTACTTGGGGAAATGATGTACCTGATGACTTGCTCCTTGACAAAAACCAACTCACTGAGGCCCTTAAAAAG GAGGACGaaaggaagaaggaagagaaggaTGAAAGAAAGCGCAAGTATAATGTGAGATGGAATGATGAG GTTACTGCTGAGGAGATGGAGGCATATCGGATGAAAAGAATACATCATGATGATCCCATGAAGGATTTTCTGCACTAA
- the LOC115951029 gene encoding uncharacterized protein LOC115951029: MPRSSLAKKLQHANKAWKSFTITLQSKLHKLKISKAIKTTTHRLLAMRCFRFLFKRYPLTKPSYQYSQHYYHHNQPQKNFSAIHIDELFDEPVSVYTKNMHAHAETSKGKKVFNEKVLPTNTNNINSVEDAWKVVVASSPHLQVDERAEEFISKFHEEMKLQKERSNLEFQEMLARSA; the protein is encoded by the coding sequence ATGCCCCGCTCGAGCTTGGCAAAGAAGCTACAACACGCTAATAAAGCGTGGAAGAGCTTCACCATCACACTCCAATCCAAATTACACAAGCTCAAGATCTCCAAAGCCATAAAAACCACCACTCACCGCCTCCTTGCCATGCGTTGCTTCCGCTTCCTTTTCAAACGATACCCTCTCACTAAACCCTCCTATCAATACAGCCAACATTACTACCACCACAACCAGCCTCAAAAGAACTTTTCTGCTATACACATAGACGAGCTCTTTGATGAACCTGTGTCAGTGTATACCAAGAATATGCATGCTCACGCTGAAACAAGCAAAGGTAAAAAAGTGTTCAACGAGAAGGTTTTACCAACAAATACCAATAACATTAATAGTGTTGAGGATGCCTGGAAGGTGGTGGTTGCTTCATCACCGCATCTCCAAGTGGATGAAAGGGCAGAGGAATTCATCTCCAAGTTTCATGAAGAGATGAAGCTCCAGAAGGAAAGGTCAAATCTTGAGTTTCAGGAGATGTTAGCCCGCAGtgcctaa